The nucleotide window GCATTCGACGGCGATGAAGTGTTTCAGTACGTCGGCGTGGTTGCCGGCGTGGAAGGCATGGCGGTAGCTGAACATTAGGCAGTTCCTGATTCGTCAGGCGCGATTGTAGCCGACGCGGCGCCCCAGCGCCCTCTCCGCACCCTCAGCGCCGTCAATCGCCTCGCACGAAAACCCCTCAAACACTTCGCGAACACTTCGCGAACACTTCGAAAATACCGCGCAGACACCCTTCAGCGCCCCCTGCTCAGGCGCGCTTTGCCGACTTCGACGCCCCCTTCGCCAACGCCTTGACGGCCTTGTGACGCGGGCATGCCACCAAATGGTCGTTGATCATGCCGGCTGCCTGCATGAACGAGTAGCAGATGGTCGAGCCGACGAAGGTGAAACCCGCCTTCTTGAGCGCCTTGCTCATCGCGTCGGACACTGCCGTGCTCGCGGGCACTTCGCCAAGCGTCTCCCAACGATTCTGCAACGGCTCGCCGCCGACGAACTGCCAGACGAAATCGGAGAATCGGGTACCGGCAGCCTCCATGGCCAAATAAGCCCGCGCACCCTTGATCACGCCGTTCACCTTCAGGCGGTTGCGTACGATGCCCGCATCGGCCATCAGCCGCGCTTCGTCCTGCGGACCGTAGGCGGCAATGCGCACCGGATCGAAGCCGTCGAATGCCTTGCGATAGTTGTCGCGCTTCTTGAGAATCGTCGACCACGACAACCCCGCCTGCGCCCCTTCAAGCATCAACAGCTCGAACAACGCACGCGAGTCGCGCAGCGGCACGCCCCACTCCTCATCGTGATACTGACGGTACTGCTCGAAGCCCTCGCTCCACGGACATCGTTCCATTGGCCCCTCGATCGTTGCGCCCTGAGCGCTTTCGCGCCGCAGACAAAGTCATTGAATTGACGCAAGTGTGCCAGCATTTACCGGGAAAGCACACGCCACGCATCGCGTAGCGGGTCGCTTTCGGCACTGTGGCATCGATGGCCCGGAATTTTCCGGGTGCCCTCTCGGAATCGGCTCCTTGGGGCACCCCGACTCACAACATCAACTGTCCGCCATTCACCTCGATGATCTGGCCCGTGACGTAGCTCGCCAGTGTCTCCGACGCGAGGTAGAGGAACGCGCCCGAGCACTCGTCCGGCACACCCAGACGCCCCATCGGAATGCTCTGGCGGAACGCCTCGATCTGCGCTTCGGTGCTGAACTGCTCGTGGAACGGCGTCATGATCACCCCCGGCGAGACGGCGTTCACGCGAATACGGTCGGGCATCAACTCCTTTGCCATGCCACGCGTGAGCGTGCTCACGAACCCCTTCGCCGCCGCATAGATCAGCGCCCCTGGGCCGCCGCCATGGCGCGCCGCAATCGACGTCACGTTGACGATGGCCCCGCCGCCCTGCTTGCGCATGGCCGGCACCACCGCACGTGAAAACGCCACGACCGAGCGCGCGTTGACGTTGAGCACGTCTTCGAAGAACGCGTCGGTGACTTCAGTGAATGGCGTGCGCTTGACGAGACTGCCCGCGTTGTTGATGAGCACGTCAATACGCCCGAAGCCGTCGAGCACGTGCGCCACGGCGGCATCGATGGCCCCCGTGTCGGCCACATCGGCGGCCACGGTCATGGCCTTAACGCCATAGGCGCGCACGGCCTCCGCCACCGCCTCGGCCTTCTCCCGCGAACGGTTGTAATGCACGGCCACATTGGCGCCTTGCGCCGCAAACGCCGTTGCGGCGGCGGCACCAATGCCGGTGCTCGCCCCCGTGATCAGCACGAATTTGCCTTTCAGGTCTTCCATGGTGAAATCCTCAAATCGTCAGTCGAGCCAGCGCGTGTCGTAAGCATGAACATGCTGCTCCTGCTCGCCCAGCCCTTCGATCCCCAGACGCATCACGTCGCCCGCTTTCAGATACACCGGCGGCTTGTGGCCCATGCCCACGCCCGGCGGCGTGCCGGTGGTAATCAGGTCGCCCGGCTTGAGCGTCGCGAACTGGCTCATGTAGTGCACGAGAAACGCGACATTGAAAATCATCGTCGACGTGTGACCGGTCTGACGGCGCACGCCATTCACGTCGAGCCACATGCCGAGTTGCTGCGGGTCGCGAATCTCGTCGGTCGTCACCAGCCACGGACCGACCGGGCCGAAGGTGTCGAAACCCTTGCCCTTGTCCCACGTACCGCCGCGCTCGATCTGATACTCGCGCTCGGAGACGTCGTTCACGATGCAGTAGCCCGCCACGTAGTCCAGCGCCTTCTCAAGCGGTACGTAGCGCGCCGTCGTGCCGATCACAAAGCCGAGTTCGACTTCCCAGTCGCCCTTGACCGAGTCTTTCGGTAGCACCACGGGGTCGTTCGGCCCGTTCAGGCAGTTGTCCCACTTGGTGAAGAGCACCGGCTCGGACGGCGCCGCCAGCCCCGCTTCGGCCGCGTGGTCGCTGTAGTTGAGGCCCACGGCAAGAAACTTGCCGAGACCCGTGAACGGCACCCCCAGACGCCCCGGCGCGGCCACGATCGGCAGCGCATCGACGTCGAGCGCACGCAGCGCCGCCAGCCCTTCCGGGCTCAGCGTCTCGGCAGTGATATCGGTGAGCACGTTCGACAGATCGCGCACTTTGCCGGCCGCATCGAGCAGGCCCGGCTTTTCTTGGCCCTTGGGGCCGTAACGCAGCAATTTCAAAGCAGTTCTCCCAATTGGAGCAGTGGTAGCGGTGGATCAGTTCGACCAGCCGCCGTCGATCACGTGAATGGCCCCGGTGGTGAAGGCCGCATCGTCGGAACCCAGATACACGGCAAGCGCCGCAATTTCGTCAGGCGAGCCAACGCGTCCCATCGGCTGACGCGCCACAAACTGCGCGCGCACCGCCGCTTCGTCAGTGCCCGCTGCATTGGCCTGCGTCGCGATGCGCTGACGCAGCGACGGCGACTCGACCGTGCCCGGACAAATGGCGTTGCAACGAATGCCGTGCGCCACATAGTCGGCCGCGATGGACTTCGTCAGTCCGATCACCGCCGCCTTGGTCGCGCCGTACGCACAGCGATTGGCGACGCCCTTGACGCTCGACGCCGCCGACGACATGTTGATGATCGAACCGCGCCCGGCGGCCAGCATGGCCGGCAGAAAGGCCCGCGTGGTGCGGTACATGCTCTTCACGTTCAGGTCGAACGAGAAGTCCCATGCCGCGTCGTCGCACTCGAGAACCGAGCCGTGGTGCACGAAGCCCGCGCAGTTGAACAGCACGTCGATGGCGCCGATTTCGCCGGCCAGCGCCGCAACGGCGGCGGTATCGGTCACGTCGAGCGGGCGACGTACAAGGTTCGGGTGATCGTCGAGCTCACGCAGTCCTTCCGCATTCAGATCGGTCGCGATCACGCGGGCGCCCTCGCGCAAGTACGCTTCGACGCTGGCGCGTCCGATGCCCTGCGCTGCGGCGGTAATCAAGGCGGTCTTACCCGCCAGTCGGCCTGCCATCGGTGTCTCCTTGATGCTGGGATTGTTCGGAATGCTCGGGGGGCTCGGAATGTTCGGAATGTGCTGAAGGCTCTGTGCTGCCGATGTAGGCCTCTCGCACGCGGCACAAATGCCGGCGCATCGCCTCGGCGGCCTGCGCCGGATCGCGCGCCTGCAAGGCGGCAATGATGTCGCGGTGATCCTGCAAGCTGCGCTCCAGCACGCCCGCCACTTGCGACGTGACGCGCCGGCTCTTCTTGCCAAGCAGATACAGACTGTTGGCGATGCTTTGCAGAAAGGGGTTATCGCATGCGTCGATGATCGTCTCGTGAAACGCCATGTCGGCCGCCGAGAAGGTCTCGGGGTTGCCGAGCAGCGACTGCTCGTCCTCGACCAGCGCGTGCAGGCGCGCGAGGTGGGCATCGCTCATCTGACTGGCCGCCAGCGCCGCGACGCCGGGCTCGATGACCAGACGAGCATCGAACAGCGCTTCGAGCGTGCCCGCGTTTAACTCGATCACCATCTCCAGCGGCTCCAGCAACTCGCGCGTCTGAAGCGTGCCGACGAACGTCCCCTCGCCCTGCCGGATGCGTAACAGGCCCAGCAACGCCAATCCGCGAATGGCCTCGCGCACGGCCGGCCGGCCCACGCCGAGCATGGCCGCGAGATCGCGTTCAGGGGGGAGTTGCTGACCGGGCTTGAGCAGCCCGGTACGAATCATCGTGAGCAGCCGCTGGGCGACTTGCTCCGAGACGGAGACCTGCACGATGGGATCGAAGGACATGGCAGCCGGATCGTGAAGTGAACCGGACGCGTCATGCCAAATGCTGCGATGGCGGGACGCCCGTCGTTCAGTGGTAAGACCAATGAACACGACGATACGACTGATACCGATCGGATGTCAACTCATTGCACTCAATGTTTCATCCTATGGAATTTCTTGCCGATTGGGCACTCGGAGTCAAATGCATGGATGGCCGCAAATCGTTTGGCCATGCGCGTTTCGAGCCAAATGATGTTTTGGCCGGTGGCACGTCGTCATCGCGCCCTTTCTGTTGTCTGGGTGTCGCTTTTCTGCGACCATGATTCGCTGCCTCGGGGTTCCTGCCGGGGCAATGCTCCCGCCGTATCCGCTGTATCCGCTTTATCCCTCGAATCCCCCCGAATTCTGGAGTCTCCGACGATGTCCTCCTCAAAGACCGCCAAGCTGGGCCACTGGACCATGTACATGCCGATCGTGGCCCTCGTCGCGTGGGGCATTGCCGGTGTCCTGCCCTACGGTGTCTCGCTCACGGTATGTGCCATCGCCCTCGCCGGTGCGGTGTTCTCGGCCGTGCACCACGCCGAAACTGTCGCTCACAAGGTCGGTGAGCCGTTTGGCACACTGGTCCTCGCCGTGGCCGTGACCATCATCGAAGTGGCGCTGATCGTCTCGGTCATGCTCTCAGGCGGCCCGGACAAAGCCGGTCTCGCCCGCGACACGGTGTTCGCGGCCATCATGATCGTGTCGACGGGGATTGTGGGTCTGTGCCTGCTGTTTGGCGGGGTTCGCCATCACACGCAGGGCTTCCACGTGGAAGGCGCGAGCGCTGCTCTCGCCGTGCTGTGCGCACTCTCGGTGCTCACGCTGGTGCTGCCGAACTACACCAGCTCAGTGCTTGGACCGGGACTCACGTCCTCGCAACTGGCCTTCGAGGGCGTCATTGCGCTGGTGCTGTACATGGTGTTCGTGTTCGTGCAGACGGTAAGCCATCGCGACTACTTTCTCGCGAAGGCGCCCAGTGAAGAAGTCCACGTGCCGCCGCCCTCGCGCCGCACTGCCGTGCTGAGTCTTGGCTTGCTGGTGATCGCGTTGCTCGCAGTCGTCGCGTTGGCGAAGAAGCTGTCGCCGGCGGTGGAGCAAGCGGTGGCCGAAGCGGGTGCGCCGAAAGCGGTGGTGGGGATTGTGATTGCTGCGCTGGTGCTGCTGCCGGAAGGGCTGGCCGCGCTGCGTGCCGCACGTGCCAACAAGCTCCAGACGAGCCTGAATCTGGCACTCGGCTCGGCACTCGCCAGTATCGGCCTGACCATTCCTACGGTGGCGGCCGTCTCCCTGTTCCTCCACATTCCGATCGAACTGGGTCTGGCGCCCAAAGAGACGGTACTGCTGGCGGTCACGCTACTGGTGAGCGTGATCTCGCTTGGCACGGGGCGCACTACGGTGCTGCAAGGTGCGGTTCACCTTGTGCTGTTCGCGGCGTTCCTGTTTCTGGCGATCGTGCCTTAATGGCCTGAATCAGCGGCATGAATCTGCGGCCTTGAATCCGCCGCGTTGTGTCTGAAACATCGTGCGGGCACCTCAGCGGTGCCCCGCACGCTGGTCCTGAGCGATCAGGACTTCGACGTTCCCTTGGCGGGCGCTGCCGTGCCCGTTTCGCCACCCGCGTCATTCTTGCCTGCGTCAGCGTCAGCCGGTGCCGGGGCCTTGCCCAGCAGCGAGCCGAGCAGCTTGCTGCCCGCGGGGTTGCGCTTGCCTTGCGCGCCGACGCCATTGCCCGAGGGCGGGCCGCGGCGCACGCCGGCGTTGATCTTCAGGCCTTGTTGCTTGGCGAGGTCGAATTTTTTGAGCGTCATGATGATGGTCCTTGTGACCTCCGCTTCGGAGGCCGGTACAGCGTAGCGGTGGTCGCTCAGGGATCGATGCCGAGCGCGCCGTCTTCTACGAGCGTTTTTGCCAATGCATGGGCGGCTTCGAGCGCGTCGCCTGCCCAGCGGTAGGTATCGGGTGTCGTGTGCACGAGCGGCGGGTCGAGCGTTTCGATCACGTCGTCCACGTCGCGCCAGCCGGTAAAGTGCACCACTCCCTGAAACTGCCCGTCAGGCATGGGCGCGGTTTCCGCCCAGTAGTAAAAATCGCCCGCCAGCAGGCAGCCTTCGAAACCCATATCCGATCCCGCAAAAAGGCGGCATCGTAGCACGACGGGCGGCATACCGTCGTCACGCAGTAGAATACTGCGGCATAGCAACCTACGACTCTCTTACCGACATCACGATGTTCACCGGAATTGTTCAAGGCACGGCCACGCTGTCGTCCATCGAAGATCGCGACGGCATGCGCACTCTGGCGCTGGCGTTTCCCGAGGGCTTTTGCGAAGACCTCACGCTGGGCGCAAGCGTCTCGGTCGACGGCGTGTGCCTCACCGTCACGCAACTGCTCTCCCCCACTGCCGCATCGTTCGACGTCATTCTGCAAAGTCTGAACGTGACCACGCTCGGCAGCTTCGGCGTAGGCGCGCAGGTCAATGTCGAGCGCGCCGCCAAAGACGGCGCCGAAATCGGCGGCCACCCGCTCTCGGGCCACATCGACTTCTCGACCGAAATCCTGAGCGTGCGCACCTCGGACACGAATCGTGTGCTGCGCATCGCGATTCCCGAAGCGTTTCGCAAGTACGTGTTCGCGAAGGGTTACATCGCGATCAACGGCGCGAGCCTCACCGTCTCGGAGGTCAATCGTCAGGAAGGCTGGTTCGAAGTGTGGCTGATTCCGGAAACGCGCCGCATGACCACGTTCGAAGACAAGCTC belongs to Pandoraea norimbergensis and includes:
- a CDS encoding DNA-3-methyladenine glycosylase I; the encoded protein is MERCPWSEGFEQYRQYHDEEWGVPLRDSRALFELLMLEGAQAGLSWSTILKKRDNYRKAFDGFDPVRIAAYGPQDEARLMADAGIVRNRLKVNGVIKGARAYLAMEAAGTRFSDFVWQFVGGEPLQNRWETLGEVPASTAVSDAMSKALKKAGFTFVGSTICYSFMQAAGMINDHLVACPRHKAVKALAKGASKSAKRA
- a CDS encoding SDR family NAD(P)-dependent oxidoreductase gives rise to the protein MEDLKGKFVLITGASTGIGAAAATAFAAQGANVAVHYNRSREKAEAVAEAVRAYGVKAMTVAADVADTGAIDAAVAHVLDGFGRIDVLINNAGSLVKRTPFTEVTDAFFEDVLNVNARSVVAFSRAVVPAMRKQGGGAIVNVTSIAARHGGGPGALIYAAAKGFVSTLTRGMAKELMPDRIRVNAVSPGVIMTPFHEQFSTEAQIEAFRQSIPMGRLGVPDECSGAFLYLASETLASYVTGQIIEVNGGQLML
- a CDS encoding fumarylacetoacetate hydrolase family protein gives rise to the protein MKLLRYGPKGQEKPGLLDAAGKVRDLSNVLTDITAETLSPEGLAALRALDVDALPIVAAPGRLGVPFTGLGKFLAVGLNYSDHAAEAGLAAPSEPVLFTKWDNCLNGPNDPVVLPKDSVKGDWEVELGFVIGTTARYVPLEKALDYVAGYCIVNDVSEREYQIERGGTWDKGKGFDTFGPVGPWLVTTDEIRDPQQLGMWLDVNGVRRQTGHTSTMIFNVAFLVHYMSQFATLKPGDLITTGTPPGVGMGHKPPVYLKAGDVMRLGIEGLGEQEQHVHAYDTRWLD
- a CDS encoding SDR family oxidoreductase, whose amino-acid sequence is MAGRLAGKTALITAAAQGIGRASVEAYLREGARVIATDLNAEGLRELDDHPNLVRRPLDVTDTAAVAALAGEIGAIDVLFNCAGFVHHGSVLECDDAAWDFSFDLNVKSMYRTTRAFLPAMLAAGRGSIINMSSAASSVKGVANRCAYGATKAAVIGLTKSIAADYVAHGIRCNAICPGTVESPSLRQRIATQANAAGTDEAAVRAQFVARQPMGRVGSPDEIAALAVYLGSDDAAFTTGAIHVIDGGWSN
- a CDS encoding FadR/GntR family transcriptional regulator — protein: MSFDPIVQVSVSEQVAQRLLTMIRTGLLKPGQQLPPERDLAAMLGVGRPAVREAIRGLALLGLLRIRQGEGTFVGTLQTRELLEPLEMVIELNAGTLEALFDARLVIEPGVAALAASQMSDAHLARLHALVEDEQSLLGNPETFSAADMAFHETIIDACDNPFLQSIANSLYLLGKKSRRVTSQVAGVLERSLQDHRDIIAALQARDPAQAAEAMRRHLCRVREAYIGSTEPSAHSEHSEPPEHSEQSQHQGDTDGRPTGG
- a CDS encoding calcium:proton antiporter; the encoded protein is MSSSKTAKLGHWTMYMPIVALVAWGIAGVLPYGVSLTVCAIALAGAVFSAVHHAETVAHKVGEPFGTLVLAVAVTIIEVALIVSVMLSGGPDKAGLARDTVFAAIMIVSTGIVGLCLLFGGVRHHTQGFHVEGASAALAVLCALSVLTLVLPNYTSSVLGPGLTSSQLAFEGVIALVLYMVFVFVQTVSHRDYFLAKAPSEEVHVPPPSRRTAVLSLGLLVIALLAVVALAKKLSPAVEQAVAEAGAPKAVVGIVIAALVLLPEGLAALRAARANKLQTSLNLALGSALASIGLTIPTVAAVSLFLHIPIELGLAPKETVLLAVTLLVSVISLGTGRTTVLQGAVHLVLFAAFLFLAIVP
- a CDS encoding riboflavin synthase: MFTGIVQGTATLSSIEDRDGMRTLALAFPEGFCEDLTLGASVSVDGVCLTVTQLLSPTAASFDVILQSLNVTTLGSFGVGAQVNVERAAKDGAEIGGHPLSGHIDFSTEILSVRTSDTNRVLRIAIPEAFRKYVFAKGYIAINGASLTVSEVNRQEGWFEVWLIPETRRMTTFEDKLDGARLNIEIERSTQVVVDTVREAVQESLGRLQPVLEALLKEKGLTLDDFVSVPQLPAADTKA